In Reinekea thalattae, a genomic segment contains:
- the adhE gene encoding bifunctional acetaldehyde-CoA/alcohol dehydrogenase, giving the protein MTQKSQTPLEQLNAMVSRVKAAQAEFASFTQEQVDKIFRAASLAANQARIPLAQQAVAESGMGIVEDKVIKNHFASEFIYNKYKDEKTCGVLEEDENLGTMTIAEPVGIICGIVPTTNPTSTAIFKSLIALKTRNAIIFSPHPRAKNSTNDAAKLVLEAAVAAGAPKDIIGWIEEPSVELSNALMKHPDIALILATGGPGMVKAAYSSGKPAIGVGAGNVPVVIDETADVKRAVASVLMSKTFDNGVVCASEQAVIVHDDIYDEVKERFASHKAYVLTKAEADKVRKTIFIDGALNANIVGQPATKIAEMAGVKVPTDTKILVGEGKRVTADDEFAHEKLSPVLGMFRAKDFEDAIDQAVAMVEIGGIGHTSGLYTNQDINEDRIRYFGDKLKTARLLVNIPTTHGGIGDLYNFNVAPSLTLGCGSWGGNSISENVGPKHLINKKTVAKRAENMLWHKLPKSIYFRRGSLPIALGDLEGKKRAFLVTDRFLFNSGYADDIVSLLKAQGMEVQVFFDVEADPTLSVVRKGADMMASFQPDVIVALGGGSPMDAAKIMWVMYEHPETAFEELAMRFMDIRKRIYKFPKMGKKAELVCITTTSGTGSEVTPFAVVTDDKTGAKYPLADYELTPQMAIVDANLVMNMPKSLTAFGGYDAVTHALEAYVSVLANEYSDGQALQALKILKEYLPSSYANGAADPIAREKVHNAATIAGIAFANAFLGVCHSMAHKLGAEFHLPHGLSNALLIANVVRYNANDNPTKQTAFSQYDRPQARRRYAEVAEHLGLVQPGDRTAQKIERLLAWLEELKDQLDIPKSIKEAGVPEADFMAKLDELSVDAFDDQCTGANPRYPLISELREVLLDSYHGQAYVEGETFEGTTVIKKKADQKPAEKK; this is encoded by the coding sequence ATGACACAAAAAAGTCAAACCCCCTTAGAGCAGTTGAACGCTATGGTTTCGCGTGTAAAAGCGGCGCAAGCTGAGTTTGCCAGCTTTACACAGGAACAGGTCGATAAAATATTTCGTGCCGCCTCTCTGGCTGCTAACCAAGCTCGTATACCGTTAGCACAGCAAGCTGTTGCCGAATCGGGAATGGGCATTGTTGAAGATAAGGTGATTAAAAATCACTTTGCGTCGGAGTTTATCTACAACAAATATAAAGACGAAAAAACCTGTGGTGTTCTAGAAGAAGATGAAAACCTAGGCACTATGACGATTGCTGAGCCGGTCGGTATTATTTGCGGTATTGTGCCGACAACCAACCCAACGTCGACAGCCATTTTTAAATCGTTAATCGCGCTAAAAACTCGTAATGCGATTATCTTTTCACCGCATCCTCGTGCTAAAAATTCAACCAACGACGCGGCTAAATTAGTACTCGAAGCTGCCGTTGCTGCCGGTGCTCCAAAAGATATTATCGGCTGGATTGAAGAGCCTTCGGTTGAGCTTTCTAATGCTCTAATGAAGCACCCTGATATTGCTTTGATTTTAGCAACCGGTGGCCCAGGCATGGTGAAGGCGGCTTACTCTTCTGGTAAACCAGCTATTGGTGTTGGCGCTGGTAATGTGCCGGTGGTGATTGATGAAACTGCTGATGTGAAACGCGCCGTTGCCTCGGTGTTAATGTCTAAAACCTTCGATAACGGCGTGGTCTGTGCTTCTGAGCAGGCGGTGATTGTTCATGATGATATCTATGATGAGGTGAAAGAACGTTTCGCCTCTCATAAAGCCTATGTGTTAACCAAAGCAGAAGCCGATAAGGTACGTAAAACCATCTTTATCGATGGTGCCTTAAACGCCAACATTGTTGGCCAGCCTGCGACAAAAATTGCAGAGATGGCCGGAGTTAAGGTGCCGACCGATACCAAAATTTTGGTTGGTGAAGGCAAGCGAGTGACTGCAGATGACGAATTCGCACATGAAAAATTATCGCCAGTATTAGGAATGTTCCGTGCGAAAGATTTTGAAGATGCCATTGATCAGGCCGTCGCGATGGTTGAGATTGGCGGCATCGGTCACACCTCTGGTTTGTATACTAACCAAGATATAAATGAAGATCGCATTCGTTACTTTGGCGATAAATTAAAAACCGCACGACTGTTGGTAAATATCCCAACGACTCACGGCGGCATTGGCGATCTGTATAACTTTAATGTTGCACCTTCACTCACCTTAGGCTGTGGTTCTTGGGGTGGTAATTCAATTTCTGAGAATGTTGGACCCAAACACCTAATCAATAAAAAGACCGTTGCTAAGAGGGCTGAAAACATGTTGTGGCATAAACTTCCTAAGTCTATCTATTTCCGCCGCGGCAGTTTACCGATTGCATTGGGTGATCTGGAAGGTAAAAAACGTGCCTTCTTAGTGACCGACCGTTTTCTATTTAACAGCGGCTATGCCGATGACATCGTCAGTTTATTAAAAGCTCAAGGTATGGAAGTTCAGGTGTTCTTCGATGTCGAAGCTGACCCAACCTTATCCGTTGTACGTAAAGGTGCGGACATGATGGCAAGCTTCCAGCCAGACGTCATTGTCGCCCTCGGTGGTGGTTCACCGATGGATGCTGCAAAAATTATGTGGGTAATGTATGAACACCCAGAGACGGCATTCGAAGAGTTGGCGATGCGTTTTATGGACATTCGCAAACGTATTTATAAATTCCCGAAAATGGGTAAAAAAGCCGAACTGGTTTGTATTACGACAACGTCTGGTACTGGCTCTGAAGTGACACCTTTTGCTGTAGTTACGGACGATAAAACCGGTGCTAAATATCCGTTAGCCGATTATGAACTAACACCACAGATGGCGATTGTAGATGCTAATCTAGTGATGAATATGCCGAAGTCGTTAACTGCTTTTGGTGGTTACGATGCAGTGACTCACGCACTTGAAGCCTATGTTTCAGTATTGGCGAATGAGTATTCTGATGGTCAGGCGCTGCAAGCATTGAAGATCTTAAAAGAGTATTTACCATCCAGTTATGCCAACGGCGCTGCTGACCCGATTGCGCGCGAAAAAGTGCACAATGCCGCAACGATTGCAGGTATTGCTTTTGCCAACGCATTCTTAGGTGTTTGTCATTCCATGGCGCATAAATTAGGAGCCGAGTTCCATTTGCCGCACGGTCTCTCTAACGCCTTATTAATTGCCAACGTGGTTCGTTATAACGCGAATGATAACCCAACCAAGCAAACCGCATTTTCGCAATACGACCGTCCACAGGCACGTCGCCGTTATGCTGAAGTGGCTGAGCATTTAGGTTTGGTGCAACCGGGTGACCGAACCGCCCAAAAAATTGAGCGGCTACTGGCTTGGTTAGAAGAGTTGAAAGACCAGCTCGACATTCCTAAATCTATTAAAGAAGCAGGCGTGCCAGAAGCAGACTTTATGGCCAAACTCGATGAGCTTTCGGTTGATGCCTTTGATGACCAATGCACCGGTGCAAACCCTCGCTATCCATTAATATCGGAATTGCGAGAAGTCTTGCTCGATTCGTATCATGGTCAGGCTTATGTCGAAGGTGAAACCTTTGAAGGCACTACCGTGATTAAGAAGAAAGCGGATCAAAAACCTGCCGAGAAAAAATAA
- the ribH gene encoding 6,7-dimethyl-8-ribityllumazine synthase: protein MPINVIEGQLNNVRGKYAIIVSRWNSFVVEHLKEGALDTLKRHGTADEDIEIVYVPGAFEFPVVAQKLADTKKYDAVIALGAVIRGGTPHFDYVAGECTKGLAQVSLNASIPVSFGVLTVDSIEQAIERSGTKAGNKGEEAAITALEMVSLMQQL from the coding sequence ATGCCAATTAATGTAATTGAAGGTCAGCTTAATAATGTTCGTGGTAAGTACGCCATTATTGTTAGCCGTTGGAATAGCTTTGTTGTTGAGCACTTAAAAGAAGGCGCGCTAGATACGCTGAAGCGTCATGGCACGGCTGATGAAGATATAGAGATTGTTTATGTTCCAGGCGCGTTTGAATTTCCGGTTGTTGCACAAAAGCTCGCCGACACTAAAAAATACGATGCGGTCATTGCCTTAGGTGCTGTTATTCGCGGTGGTACACCACACTTTGATTATGTTGCTGGTGAATGTACTAAAGGCTTGGCTCAAGTTTCGTTGAATGCATCGATACCAGTAAGCTTTGGCGTGCTAACGGTCGACTCAATTGAACAAGCGATTGAACGTTCTGGCACAAAAGCAGGTAACAAGGGTGAAGAAGCGGCTATCACAGCATTAGAAATGGTCTCACTGATGCAGCAGCTTTAA
- a CDS encoding glycerophosphodiester phosphodiesterase family protein — MNKPMPSLIGHRGLPDLAPENTKSSVVTAAKHGIRWVEIDVTMAGDGSLVIMHDPDLRLFGQAETRLVDIGKSELSSIDAGSWFDSNFTGEPLLFLPELLDLVIGHNLGLNLEIKINPDIDMSLQVKAVYQCLSDFHITAENLLISSFDMAALVELRKLDQNIQIGALAQKIPDQTPSELAFIAPVSIHCDQEHLTQEQAAQLKEQYPLYCYTVNSAEKFAQLLSWGVSGIFCDRAHAEDMIAVLTHSSN; from the coding sequence ATGAACAAACCTATGCCGAGCCTCATTGGTCATCGCGGACTGCCAGACTTAGCACCAGAAAATACCAAGTCCAGTGTTGTGACCGCCGCTAAACACGGCATTCGCTGGGTAGAAATCGATGTGACAATGGCTGGCGACGGCTCTTTAGTCATTATGCACGACCCTGATCTTCGCTTATTTGGCCAAGCCGAAACGCGGCTAGTCGATATTGGTAAATCAGAGTTGAGTAGCATCGATGCCGGCAGCTGGTTTGACAGCAATTTTACCGGCGAGCCACTACTGTTTTTGCCTGAGTTGCTCGACTTAGTTATCGGTCATAATTTAGGGCTAAACCTAGAAATAAAGATCAACCCAGATATCGATATGTCACTTCAAGTTAAGGCGGTATATCAATGCCTTTCTGATTTTCATATCACAGCAGAAAATCTTTTAATTTCCAGCTTCGATATGGCGGCACTGGTTGAACTGCGCAAACTCGATCAGAATATTCAAATTGGTGCTCTGGCACAAAAAATTCCAGACCAAACACCGAGTGAACTGGCCTTTATCGCACCGGTTTCGATCCATTGCGATCAAGAACATTTAACCCAAGAACAGGCCGCGCAGCTAAAAGAGCAGTACCCTCTTTATTGCTACACGGTAAATTCTGCAGAAAAATTTGCGCAGTTACTCAGCTGGGGCGTCAGTGGTATTTTTTGTGATCGGGCTCATGCAGAGGACATGATTGCAGTACTTACACATTCATCCAATTAA
- a CDS encoding DMT family transporter: protein MKSERRAIIYALVAVALWSTVATAFKIALQQVDVIHLLAGASTVSLCAFSLLLLQKKQLLNAIRALKTHWRMQLALGLINPIFYYLILFEAYRRLPAQVAQPINYTWAITLALLSVPLLKQKLSGYSLIGLAIGYGGVVIISMAGQQVTGTLDIVGLSLALISTLLWASYWLLNTKNSQDALTSLFQSFLIASPILIAAAMLFGSNTIIWHAKAVFSILYVGLFEMGITFVFWQLALHHTQNTARIGSLIFLSPFVSLFLIHLILGEPLQLKTFFGLALIITGVVIAQKSTKVR from the coding sequence ATGAAGTCTGAACGCCGAGCCATTATTTATGCCTTAGTTGCCGTCGCGCTTTGGTCTACCGTTGCCACTGCTTTTAAAATTGCCCTACAACAGGTTGATGTTATTCACCTATTAGCAGGCGCGAGCACGGTCTCGTTATGCGCATTCAGCTTACTGTTACTACAGAAAAAGCAGTTGCTCAATGCGATACGGGCACTAAAAACCCATTGGCGTATGCAGCTGGCGCTCGGCCTAATAAACCCAATTTTCTACTACTTAATCTTATTTGAGGCTTATCGTCGCTTGCCAGCTCAAGTCGCTCAACCAATAAATTACACCTGGGCAATTACGTTGGCGCTGTTGAGCGTACCACTGTTAAAACAGAAGCTTTCTGGCTATAGCCTAATCGGCTTAGCTATCGGCTACGGTGGCGTGGTAATCATTTCGATGGCGGGGCAACAGGTTACCGGCACATTGGACATAGTTGGTTTGAGCTTGGCGTTAATCTCGACTCTGTTATGGGCTAGCTATTGGCTGCTAAACACGAAAAACTCTCAAGATGCTTTAACCTCATTGTTTCAAAGCTTTCTTATTGCGAGTCCGATTTTAATCGCCGCAGCAATGCTATTTGGTAGCAACACAATCATCTGGCACGCAAAAGCCGTTTTCAGCATACTTTACGTTGGGCTGTTTGAAATGGGCATTACTTTCGTATTTTGGCAGCTGGCATTGCATCACACTCAGAATACGGCGCGTATTGGATCACTTATTTTTCTATCGCCATTTGTCAGCCTATTTCTCATTCATCTAATTCTTGGTGAGCCGCTGCAATTGAAAACCTTTTTTGGTCTAGCGCTTATTATTACTGGCGTGGTTATCGCACAAAAATCGACTAAAGTTCGATAA
- a CDS encoding riboflavin synthase, with the protein MFTGIVQAVGEIATIEQRSGDVRIQIRSQAMPWADVQLGDSIATNGVCLTAVSLLNDGFVADVSLETLEFTTIKAWQSGTLVNLEKALMPTSRLGGHIVSGHVDGVGEVVERYQDARSIRFVIKAPAALAKYIAHKGSITMDGASLTVNAVDGDEFQLNIVPHTISETIIQHYKKGTRVNLEVDVIARYLERLLMGDKAALQQADSSALTSGFLAQHGYLK; encoded by the coding sequence ATGTTTACAGGTATAGTGCAGGCCGTTGGTGAGATTGCCACTATTGAGCAACGCTCTGGCGATGTGCGTATACAGATTCGTTCACAAGCCATGCCTTGGGCAGATGTCCAACTAGGTGACTCAATCGCCACTAACGGTGTCTGTTTAACCGCAGTATCGCTGTTAAACGATGGCTTTGTTGCAGATGTTTCATTAGAAACGCTGGAATTTACCACCATTAAAGCGTGGCAGTCTGGAACCTTGGTGAACCTAGAGAAGGCGCTGATGCCAACAAGTCGGCTCGGCGGTCACATAGTCAGTGGTCATGTTGATGGCGTTGGTGAAGTTGTTGAGCGTTATCAGGACGCGCGATCGATACGTTTTGTAATAAAGGCTCCGGCAGCGTTGGCTAAATATATCGCCCATAAGGGCTCGATTACGATGGATGGCGCGAGCCTAACGGTGAATGCGGTCGACGGCGATGAGTTTCAACTCAATATAGTGCCTCATACCATCAGTGAAACGATTATTCAGCATTACAAGAAAGGTACACGCGTGAATTTAGAGGTAGATGTTATCGCGCGTTATTTAGAGCGGCTATTAATGGGTGATAAAGCTGCGCTGCAACAGGCTGATAGTTCAGCCTTAACCAGTGGCTTTTTAGCGCAGCACGGCTACCTAAAATAA
- a CDS encoding GNAT family N-acetyltransferase has product MTLSLKLETDRLTLVGINDVNVSSLEHYYLDNYSHLVSSGGFTPKTRNDVEAVYQQWYENIYNEEEVRFFIFLQQQLIGVCGLSNIIRGAFHAAYLGYHLSAEQQNKGYMTEAVTEVVQFGFYGLNLHRIMANFRPDNLASGRVLEKVGFIKEGYAKDYLMVDGIWQDHILTALTNAHWVKRT; this is encoded by the coding sequence ATGACCCTGTCTCTTAAATTAGAAACTGACCGCTTAACCCTTGTTGGCATTAACGACGTCAATGTTAGTTCACTCGAACACTACTATTTGGACAACTATAGTCACTTAGTCAGCAGTGGTGGTTTTACACCTAAAACAAGAAATGATGTCGAAGCGGTTTACCAACAGTGGTATGAAAATATATACAACGAAGAAGAGGTTCGTTTTTTTATATTTTTACAGCAGCAACTGATAGGCGTTTGCGGCCTTAGCAATATTATTCGTGGCGCATTCCACGCTGCTTATTTAGGCTACCATCTCAGTGCGGAGCAACAAAACAAGGGCTACATGACAGAAGCCGTCACCGAAGTTGTTCAGTTTGGTTTTTACGGTTTAAACCTGCATCGCATTATGGCGAACTTTAGACCAGACAACCTTGCCAGTGGCCGAGTATTAGAAAAGGTCGGTTTTATAAAAGAAGGCTATGCTAAAGACTATTTAATGGTAGATGGAATCTGGCAAGACCATATACTCACCGCGCTAACCAATGCTCATTGGGTTAAACGCACCTAA
- the ribBA gene encoding bifunctional 3,4-dihydroxy-2-butanone-4-phosphate synthase/GTP cyclohydrolase II: MSIIKKHDDSAPRSGLNSVSEIIDDIAQGKMVILMDDEDRENEGDLVIAAEKVTAEHINFMARYARGLICLTLTEQRCRQLDLSLMVSDNGAAHSTNFTLSIEAAEGVTTGISAADRATTVLAAVAKDAKPADIVQPGHIFPLMAQPSGVLSRAGHTEAGCDLARLAGLEPASVIVEIMNDDGTMARRPELEKFAKLHGLKMGTIADLIQYRALYEKNISPVNERMVDTEFGEFCLKTYFNSAENEHHFALVKGDLQLVEAVPVRVHVGSIAKDVFSLTAAEQGHSGWGFKDALARVAQESVGVVVYIASAETSADIEQSIESLLSGQQAPSNPNAAYKQIGTGSQILQQLGVKKMRLMSSAFKFKALSAFDLEVVEYLER, encoded by the coding sequence ATGAGCATCATAAAAAAACATGACGATTCAGCGCCTAGGTCTGGACTGAACAGCGTCAGCGAAATTATCGACGATATTGCTCAAGGCAAAATGGTCATTCTGATGGATGATGAAGATCGCGAAAACGAAGGTGATCTGGTCATAGCGGCAGAAAAAGTCACTGCTGAACACATTAATTTTATGGCGCGCTATGCACGTGGCTTAATCTGCTTAACGCTGACCGAGCAGCGTTGTCGTCAGCTCGATTTATCGCTTATGGTTAGCGATAACGGTGCTGCTCATTCCACCAACTTTACCCTTTCTATCGAAGCCGCCGAAGGTGTGACGACTGGCATTTCTGCTGCCGATCGCGCCACGACCGTTTTGGCTGCGGTGGCTAAAGATGCCAAACCTGCTGACATTGTTCAGCCGGGCCATATATTTCCGTTAATGGCTCAGCCTTCAGGTGTGTTAAGCCGTGCTGGTCACACTGAAGCCGGTTGCGATTTAGCTCGTTTGGCAGGCCTAGAGCCAGCGTCGGTTATCGTTGAGATTATGAACGACGATGGCACCATGGCGCGTCGTCCAGAATTAGAAAAATTTGCCAAATTGCATGGCCTTAAGATGGGAACCATCGCCGATTTGATTCAATACCGGGCGCTGTATGAAAAAAATATCAGCCCAGTCAATGAACGCATGGTCGATACCGAGTTTGGTGAGTTTTGTTTAAAAACCTATTTTAACTCTGCCGAAAATGAGCACCACTTTGCGTTGGTTAAGGGTGATCTTCAGTTGGTTGAAGCGGTGCCAGTTCGAGTGCATGTCGGCTCTATTGCCAAAGATGTGTTTAGCTTAACCGCTGCCGAGCAAGGCCACTCAGGCTGGGGTTTTAAAGATGCTCTGGCGCGCGTGGCGCAAGAGTCTGTTGGCGTGGTGGTTTACATTGCCAGTGCCGAAACCTCTGCAGATATCGAACAAAGTATTGAGTCGTTGCTGTCTGGCCAGCAAGCGCCGAGCAATCCAAATGCCGCTTACAAGCAGATAGGTACAGGTTCGCAAATCCTGCAGCAGCTGGGTGTGAAGAAAATGCGCTTAATGAGTTCTGCTTTTAAGTTTAAGGCGTTATCGGCTTTTGACTTAGAAGTGGTTGAGTATTTGGAACGCTAG
- the dbpA gene encoding ATP-dependent RNA helicase DbpA: MSTFDQLNLKPELKKNLVTLGFTDFTPIQKESLPYVLEGKDIIAQAKTGSGKTVAFGLALLQNLDVSNFRIQALVMCPTRELADQVAQEIRKLARLIHNIKVLTLCGGMPFGPQIGSLEHGAHIVVGTPGRIEEHLRKGTLKTSDIRTLVLDEADRMLDMGFQETLDTIVAQLPTKRQSLMFSATYPEQIEKIAQRVLSKPERIKVESVQTAPSIEQKFYRVEQHEQRFVLLMRLLASDQPESAIVFCNTKRDVDEVVDEIKARGYSAIALHGDMDQRQRSEALIRFANHSVSILVATDVAARGLDIQSLDAVFNFQLARDPEVHTHRIGRTGRAGESGVAYTFFNDKDGHRLLDLALDQDPIAQPTLWPESHYDDIPAYQPSMVTLQIDGGKKQKVRPGDIVGALTNGEGIAGDDVGKIAVQDNSAYFAVKRQQLKTALAKISQGKVKGRSFRVRHIRG, translated from the coding sequence GTGAGCACATTTGATCAGCTTAACCTTAAACCAGAGCTTAAAAAAAACTTAGTTACGTTAGGCTTTACCGACTTCACGCCGATTCAGAAAGAAAGCTTGCCCTATGTGTTAGAAGGCAAGGACATCATTGCGCAAGCGAAAACAGGCTCGGGTAAAACCGTTGCCTTTGGTTTGGCATTATTACAAAACTTAGATGTCTCAAACTTTCGCATACAGGCGCTGGTGATGTGCCCTACTCGTGAGTTGGCCGATCAGGTTGCTCAAGAAATACGTAAGCTTGCCCGTTTGATTCACAACATCAAAGTACTGACTTTGTGTGGCGGAATGCCTTTTGGGCCACAGATTGGTTCATTAGAGCATGGTGCTCATATTGTCGTCGGAACGCCGGGTCGTATTGAAGAGCACTTAAGAAAAGGTACGTTAAAAACTTCGGATATTCGCACGCTGGTGTTGGATGAAGCAGATCGTATGCTCGATATGGGCTTTCAGGAAACACTTGATACCATTGTGGCGCAACTGCCTACAAAGCGTCAGTCGTTGATGTTTAGTGCAACCTATCCAGAGCAAATTGAAAAAATTGCCCAGCGCGTGCTGAGTAAGCCAGAGCGTATTAAAGTTGAATCGGTTCAAACCGCGCCATCGATTGAGCAAAAATTTTATCGAGTCGAACAACACGAGCAACGGTTTGTGTTGCTGATGCGATTGTTAGCCAGTGATCAGCCTGAGTCTGCAATCGTGTTTTGTAATACCAAACGTGATGTTGATGAAGTAGTCGATGAAATCAAAGCGCGTGGTTATAGCGCTATTGCATTACATGGCGATATGGATCAGCGGCAACGAAGTGAAGCCTTGATTCGTTTTGCTAATCACAGTGTCTCGATTTTAGTGGCGACTGATGTAGCCGCTCGCGGCTTAGATATACAATCACTCGATGCGGTGTTTAATTTCCAATTGGCACGAGACCCTGAAGTTCATACCCACCGGATTGGCCGAACAGGTAGAGCTGGCGAAAGCGGCGTTGCCTATACATTTTTTAATGATAAGGACGGCCATCGATTACTCGATTTGGCGTTGGATCAAGACCCGATTGCACAGCCTACGCTATGGCCAGAAAGCCATTACGACGACATCCCTGCTTATCAGCCAAGCATGGTGACGTTGCAAATCGACGGTGGTAAAAAACAAAAAGTAAGGCCGGGTGATATTGTCGGTGCGTTAACTAACGGTGAAGGCATTGCCGGAGATGACGTTGGAAAAATTGCCGTGCAGGATAATAGCGCTTACTTTGCGGTGAAACGACAACAGTTGAAAACGGCTTTAGCTAAGATAAGCCAAGGTAAAGTTAAAGGGCGCAGCTTTCGCGTGCGCCATATTCGAGGTTAG
- the ribA gene encoding GTP cyclohydrolase II, protein MAVKFIESCKLPTVMGTFDMHGFDDNGKEQVVLTYGDVSGDEPVLIRIHSECLTGDALFSLKCDCGPQLEAAMKNIVEQGRGAILYLRQEGRGIGLLNKIRAYHLQDCGLDTVEANEKLGFAADMREYSMLSTMLEHVGIKKVKVMTNNPRKLEALKAAGVEVVEQLTHMAGLNSHNKKYLSVKSDKLGHLITPDLLTDD, encoded by the coding sequence GTGGCTGTAAAATTTATAGAGTCTTGTAAGTTGCCGACGGTTATGGGCACTTTTGACATGCACGGTTTTGATGATAATGGTAAGGAACAGGTGGTTCTGACTTACGGTGATGTGAGTGGTGACGAACCTGTTTTAATCCGAATTCATTCCGAATGCTTAACTGGCGATGCCTTGTTCAGTTTAAAGTGCGACTGCGGCCCACAACTTGAAGCGGCAATGAAAAATATAGTCGAACAGGGCCGAGGCGCGATCCTCTATTTGCGCCAAGAAGGCAGAGGCATTGGCTTGCTCAATAAAATACGCGCCTACCACTTACAGGATTGTGGCTTAGATACCGTCGAAGCAAATGAAAAACTCGGCTTTGCTGCAGATATGCGTGAATACTCAATGCTTAGCACGATGCTTGAGCATGTCGGCATTAAAAAAGTGAAGGTGATGACCAACAATCCGAGAAAACTTGAAGCGCTAAAAGCAGCTGGTGTTGAGGTGGTTGAGCAGCTAACTCATATGGCGGGTTTGAACAGCCATAACAAAAAATACCTATCGGTGAAGTCGGATAAACTGGGGCACCTGATCACCCCAGATTTATTAACCGATGATTAG